CGCTGCTCTTTGATTGCACGGTTGAGGTAGGATTAACACGTGCAAGAAAACGAAATCAGCAGGAAACCCTGAAAGGGCAAGATCGATTTGAACGAGAAGCGTTCTCATTTCATGAAAAAGTTCGAAGTCGCTATCTCTCGCTCGCGAAAGCAGATCCCCAGCGAATTAAAATCATTGATACCACACACCAAAACGTGCACGACATTCATGCCATCGTGATGAAGGAAATTCTTGCCCATGTGGGAACGCATTCTCGGACATAAACAGCAGCTCGCGCTGCTTCAAAAAACGCTTGCAGAAAATATCTTTCCTCATGCCTCTCTTTTTGCAGGGCCACGTGGGGTTGGAAAATTTCTCACGGCAACCATCACCGCTTCAGCATTGTTCTGCATGCAGGAAACAAAACCTTGTGGAACATGCCTTGCTTGTCGAAAAATTGCAGAAAAAAATCATCCTGATGTTTTTTTTCTTGTTGCTGAAAATGAAACCGTCAAGATTGATCAGATTCGCACGCTTACGAGCAGCCTCCATTATCATCCTCTTGAGGGAGAATATAAACTCGTTCTTATTGATGACGCCGACTGTATGACAGAAGGAGCAGCCAATGCTCTTCTCAAAACCCTCGAAGAACCTCCTCCAAATACACATTTCATTTTAGTTTCAGCTCATCCACATCGAGTCCTTCCTACCATTCGTTCGCGATGCCAACGTGTTTCGTTTCAGCCCCTCTCTCCTTCGATCATCGAACAGTTTTTGCAAGAGACTCAAAACTATAATTCTGAAGAAGCGAAACGTATCGCTCGCCTTTCACAAGGGAGTCTCGGTTTAGCGCTTCAACTGACACCACCTTTGATTGCGGATACGCTCGATCGATTTGCTTTCTTGGTTCATCAAGGAAACGCAGCCGATGTCATGGCCACAAGTGAAGAGTGGTCACGAGCCGAAGAGAAAACTCCCCTTCTGCTGGAGATCCTTTCTCTCTGGTATCATGAGCAATTTCTTCTTCATCCAGAGCGTCGAAAATATGAAGAGGGGTTTTTTCATATTCACCGGGCAAAACGCGCATTGGAAACAACCGCAAATAAACAGTTGCTGTTCGAGCAGCTCTTGTTTAGCTTGACGACCTTATGACACTTCCAGCTCAAAAACAGGAATCTTCTCTTTATCATGTGGGCATTCAATATCGGATTGCGAGCACGATTTTTCAGGCAGCGACACGCGATGCCACCCTTCGTCTGGGAGAACGGGTCAGCAGCGGTGAAGGACGAAATATGCAGTTAGCAACTATTATTACGACGCCTACAGAACATTCTCCTCAAGATACAAACCTTCCCACTGTTCGCCGTGCAACAGCGCAAGAAATTGAGCATGAAAACGTACGACGCGAACAAGCGCTTCTTCATTTCAATACCTGTAAGGAAAAAATTAAAGAGCGCGCACTTCCGATGAAACTCACGGATGCGGAAATTACCGAAGGTGAAAGCAAAATTATTTTTACTTTTTCCGCAGAAGACCGTGTCGATTTTAGAAGCTTTGTCAAAGAACTTTCAAATTTACTTCGACTCCGAGTTGAAATGCGTCACATCGGTTCTCGGGACGAAGCCAAGTATCGAGGCTGTTTAGGAGCATGCGGCCAAGTCACCACATGTTGCTCTACTTTCTTACGCCAATTTCGTTCTATCTCCATCGGCATGGCAAAAGTACAGGGGCTCGCTCCCAATCCACAAAAACTGACAGGACTCTGTGGAAAATTAAAATGTTGTCTCTCCTACGAAAGCGAGCTCTATGCTGAGAGTCGCAAAGGTCTTTTGAAACTTGGCAATGTTGTCCACTCGCCAAAAGGAGTGGGAAGAATTTTTAGTATCGACATTCTTCGACATGTCTACAGTATCAAACTGGATGAGGGTGGAGTCGAACGATTTCGTGTCGATGAGTGCACAAAGCTTTCGCATACTGAGGTAACGGAACGGGACGAACGTTTTGAACAAAAGCATAAAGGCGAACGTGAACGAACTGATGAAAGTCGAAAACATTCCGAAATGAAACAGTCATTGATTCGTAGCGCACGCGAACGGCAAAAAGTTCAGGATCGCATAGAAAGCTCGACCTCTTCAAATACTCCAGCCGAAAAATCTCGAAGACATCGAGGAAGAAGACATGCCCCGCAAAAGTCGTAAAACCTTCTATATCACAACCGCCATTGATTATGTGAACAGTATCCCCCACATCGGAACGGCGTATGAAAAAATTGGTGCTGATGTACTTGCACGATGGCACCGTTTATGTGGCGACGAGGTCCATTTCCAAATGGGAAATGATGAACATTCCATTAATGTGCAACGTGCCGCAGAGAAAGCAGCTCTCACTCCAAAGCAGTACTGCGATCAGATGCGTGTGAAGTTTGAAGGAGTGTGGAAAAAATTGAATATTTCCTATGATGGATTTATCCAAACTTCAGAAAAACATCATGAACAGGGAGTACAAAAACTTTTTCAGAAAATTTTTGAGAATGGAGATATTTATAAAAAACCCTATGAAGGCTGGTACTGCGAATCATGTGAAGCCTTCTATACTGAAAAAGATATTGTTGATGGAATGTGTCCGAATCACAAAACCAAACCAAAATGGCTCAAAGAGGAAAATTATTTTTTTAAACTTTCAAACTACACAAAACCTCTTTTAAAACATATTGAAAACCATCCCGAATTCGTTCAGCCAGAAATGCGCCGCAACGAGATTCTTTCTCTCTTGCGAGAAGGGCTGGAAGATATTTCTGTTTCCCGTTCAACCTTTGATTGGGGCATTCAACTTCCCAATGATCCGAAGCACGTCGTCTATGTCTGGTTTGACGCCTTAATAAACTACATTACAGCAGTTGGTTATGGCTCCGAAGAAACAGAAAAAAAGCGCAGCTTCAAGAAATGGTGGCCTCAAGACGGTCAAGTTAAAAGTGAACAACCCTATGTCATGCACGTTATCGGAAAAGACATCACTCGCTTTCACTGCGTGATTTGGCCAGCGATGCTCATGAGCGCTGAAATTGAACTTCCTCAAAACGTCTTTGGTCACGGCTTTGTTTCGTTCAAGGGTGAAAAGATGAGCAAAAGTTTAGGAAATGTCGTTACACCCCTTGATGTCATCGACAAATATGGCGCTGATCCTCTTCGCTACTATCTTTTACGTGAAGGAAGTTTTGGTCACGACAGTGATTTCACATGGGAGAATTTTATCAATCGCTATAACGGCGATCTTGCAAATGGATTGGGGAATTTGGTGAGCAGAACGATTGGAATGGTCATAAAATTCCAAAATGGAAAAGTTTCTCTTCCCGATTCGATCAGAAAAGATGAACAACAATTTCATCAAACAATCGGAAATCTTCCGATGCGCGCGCAAGCACAAATTGATTCTGACAATTTAGCAAACAAAGGCGATATTCAGTTCCATATTGCTCTTCAAATGATCTGGTACGCAATGTCAGAAACTGATAAGTACATTAATGATCAAAAACCTTGGGTGCTTGCTAAAGAAGGTAAAACAACTGAAGTAAATATTGTTCTTTACCATGTTCTCGATAGTTTGCGGATGATCACTCCACTTCTTTTTCCATTTATGCCAACGACGGCTGAAAAAATATGGAGCGCGCTTGGTTTCGCCGAACAGGAGTCGATTCAGCAGGCATTCACAAACAAACCAAATTATGAGTGGGGACAATTTCAAAGAACTCTCGTAAAAAATGAGGCGGCGCTCTTCCCACGAATTGAGGACGAGACAGCGGCGAAGAGCTTGTCAAGCGCCGCTGTGCAGACCATCATCAGCACGGACCAACTGGACCGCGCGCGTGATGGTCAAGCAGACAGGCGCGACAACACAAAAGCGAATACCGAAATGAAAGGACCACAGATGGAACTCATCGATATAACCGATTTTGCAAAAATCGATCTCCGCGTGGCAGAAATTCTGACGGCTGAAAAAATTGAGGGGGCTGATCGACTTTTAAAACTTCGAGTCTCTTTTGGAAACGAAGAACGACAAATCGTGGCAGGAATTGCGCAGTATTATCAACCAACCGACCTCATCGGAAAAAAAATTGTGATTGTTGCCAACTTGAAACCAGCGAAGCTGCGCGGCATCGAATCCCAAGGGATGCTTCTTGCGGCATCTGATGATCAAACCGTTTCCATTCTCACACCTTTTAAAGAAGTTACGGTTGGATCAAAGGTGAAGTGACATCCATATTTTCCGTTTAATCGAGCGCAACCTTATACTGAATGCCTGCCTGCGAACGATATCCGGAAGGAATAATTGCTCCCTCCCAGGAAATCCCAATTCCTTGCAACCATCGATTGCTTCCTCCCAACAATAATCCCATACGAACAAAACCATCAGGAACAAGACGATGCATTTGAGGAAGGGGAAGTAGAGCTGGATATTCATTGGCATCTAGTACCGTTGGAAGTTGTCCTAAAGAAACACCACCAGCCAATGTCACATGTTCAAATAGATTTAATGAGAGAGCCATAGAAACACCAACACCAACATCATTGTCAAAAACCGGCCCTGCTATTGCACTGCGTTCTGGTTCATTCAGATTATTAAAAAGTTGGGTTCGTTTCACTTCATGATGCAAAAAAGAAAAAGAAATACCTCCTTCAAGAGCAAGAAAAAAAGAAGCATCGTCAATCAAACGATATTCCAAGCTTTCCGTAAGACGCAATCCCTGACCACTTGCTTCGTCAATAAAGAATCGAGTATCAGTTAAACTCGGATATTTTCTTTCGAAGACAGTATTCAAATAATCGACTCGGGTGGTAAACGCAAAATTTGTCATGACAAACCTCCTCTGTCAAAGATGCTCACCTTTTTATTATCGTTCATCGAGAGAAACTGTTGCTTGTACAAGAAAAAAACTATCATTTGTATTGTTGAAATTTCATCAATTGTACTGCAAAACTTACAACCATTTGGATTCAAAGGGAAATTGAAGAGGTTTTAAAATGACAAATCATCAATATCGGGAATACTGTCTTCTTTTGGCGGAGTGGTGTCCGCCGGACGCGGACGTGGTTTTGAGGGAGCTGGTTTGGAAAAACCGTGACGGTGAAGAGAGAGATCATTACTGTTACTCTGTACCACTTCGATACGACGACGCGATTGTTTTTCCCATTTCTTGAGCGCTTTTTCGAGAAGAGGTTGATTCATCGACCACAGCAGCGAATGCTCTCCCTCTAAATGAGTTTCTGAAAAAAGACGATAGCCAATGGAAAAAGTTTGAAATCCTGTTTCATCAGGTCCACCCCACGCCACAAACGTTGCTGGTTCCTGGATTTGAACTCGAACAGGAAAATCGGGATTAAAATCGGTACGCAAAAAACCGACAATATTCAGATTGAGCCGCAGAACCCACATCGGTTCTTTCAGTCCTTTCAGAATAAGCATGAGCTCATCCAAAAATGTCATTTGATTGAGATTGGCGCGATTGATTTGTTGTTTTCCATTGTACGTTGAAATCTCGAGATTATCTGGAACCACAATTCCAAAAAAAGAACGAAGAAAATTAAAAACTTGTTCGAAGAACCAGACGTTGCTTTCTTCGGGATTCATTCGTGTAAAATCAACATTGGCATTAAATCCCCAACTCCCTACAACGTGCTGACGTTTTGTCGATTCATTCAAAAAATCATCAAGCCCCGTTGGAATGTTTACTTTACGTTCCATTATGAGAGCTCATAGTGAAGTTCATGTTGTGGCCAAAGAATACGAGCAAAGACTTTGCGTCCACTTTCTGCGGCAAGATATCCCCAACAAAAGGCTAAGCGTTCGAGCTGAACATCAGGAGTTGTTTTTTCTGATCGACCCAAAATAATTTCCGAGACATCCAGTTCATACGCCACTTTTGCAATGGCAAAACTAGGATCGGTTGCCGGAACAAGAATCGGGATGACATGCGTTCCAAAACGTTCCGCAAGTTTCACGACATTCGACATGAGTTCCCGATCTCGCTCGCGCAGCGCTTGTTCTTTTTCAAATTCTAACTCACCACCTTCAGCCATGGAAAGACGATCAACCGTAAAGACAATGATATCCATTGTTTGCGGATCAATACGCTCCAAGGTTTTGCGAAGAGCATACAAATTGTGCGGATCTCTTGCGGCAACCAAAATTCTTTTTTCATGAATACATCCACAGGATGCAGGTGTAATGGTTTTCTCAAAACGAATATTCACCGGTTCAAAATGTCCTTTTTCATCTTCGCGATGTCGCTGCATGCGTTCGGAAATCATGAGAACGGTAAAAAAGAAAACGACAAATGAAACACCCCATGTGGTAGCAATGGTTTTGGTAAAGAAATTTGTGGCACCAATCACAAAAAGGACAACGACCATAAATAAAAGAGTGAGCGGAATTTCAACAGAACCAATACGTATATTACCGGGAACTTTCCATTCACGCGGCGATTTATCTTTAAAACGAAGAATGGCAACCGCAAGCGTTTGAGTCACAAAACTCCAAATGACACCGAAGGCGTATGCTTCACCGAGAAGATAAACATCCCCACGACATAAAAGCACGGCAATGATCTGAGCAATCACAATCGTCAAAAAAATACGATGGGTCGTCCCGTAACGGGGATGAAGACGGCGAAACCAATCCGCGAGCACTCCATCTTCGGCAACGCTATTCAGAACTCCGTTCGCTCCCACAAAGGCCGTGTTACAAGCGCCGGCTAAAATAAGAGCGCCAACAACAACTACAACTCCCTGAAAAATAAGTTTCGGCAAAATAGGACCTGCGAGATACATGGTTAACCCTGACATCAGGTTGTCATAATACTGTGGTCGGACATCGTCAGGAATAATCATCACCGCAAAAAAAGAACAAACAGCCGTAAAACAAAAACTCGTGATAAAAATAATGACCGCGGCTCTTTTCATGTTTTTCAATTTTGGCTTTGCAATCTCGCGATAGACTTGAGCAAGGGTCTCTTCACCACTCATGGCAAGAACGGAGTGGCTGATGGCAATAATAATTCCGATAGCACCGATACTTCGCATCCAATCGAATCCTTGAAGCCATCCCAATTTTTCAGAATGAATTTCAGGCATAAAGGGGGGAAGTGGTTGAGGATGCAAAATAAGAGTAATAACGCTCCAGGCAATTAACGTCACCACCATCACTGTGGTCATATACATAATGCGAAGGGCTTTCTCGCTCGATTCATGAATGCCAATAACGTTCTTGCGCCAAAAATAGAGGAGAATACTGATAGAAATAAACATGGCAGTAATGTTGGTCGGTAAAACAAAATTAATTTCATTATGTGCTAAAAGGTCATTGAGAAAACCTGCAAGATATTGACCGGCAGCAACCGAACTAATAGGTCCAGTCAAAATAAAATCGAAAATGAGAGCTGAGACTGCAAGTTTCGCAAGTGTTCCTCCCATGGCCGCTTTTACCACACGATACACACCGGCACGAACAAACATTCCACACGATTCAATATACGTTGCCCGTACAAAGTTGGCAAAAATCATAATGATCGCAATAAACCAGGGAGCCGCCTTCCCCACCGATTGCTCGACAATGCCGCCGATATAATATGCCGTTGATGCTAGATCGCAGAGCACAATGGCAGCTGCTCGCCAATAGGAAATAAAAGACAACATCCCGGTCGTTAAAATAACGGCCGTCGTCGCCTTCCGGTATGGGGCCATCTGGTCATTCATGACAGAAAGTTATTCTTTCTCAATTTGACGTTCACGCTTTTGAATTGCAGAAAAAATTTGATCTGGTTTGGTCATGTGCGAAATCTTTGCAACGAAATCGGGATCTGAAAAAACAGCAGCGATTCGCGCCAAAAGCTTGAGATGTTTTCCAAACTCTTTCTCTTCTGTCGAAGAAAAGAAAAGACAAAAAACATGAGCCGTCAGAGAACTCGGATCTCCTGCATCCATAATTCCTTCAGGTGCAATTCCAGCAATCATCGTAATATCTGAAACTTCGGGAACGCGAGCATGAGGAACAGCAACTCCCATCGGTAAAAAGGTTGAGGAACACGCTTCCCGTTCTTCAATCGCATGAAGAAGGCTTTTGGGATTTGCAATGCCTGTGCGTTTGGAAAGTTCTGTTACTAACTCTTCGAGAACTTCTAATTTTGTCGTGGCCTTAAGAGGAACGACAATAGACTCAGGCGTCATGTAATGAGACAACTGCATATGGTATTTTTTCGCTCGTGCGAATCTAAGGACTGCTCAAAGCCTTCGACTTTGCTGCGCGACCAAGCAAGCTTGGCCTTGCATTTCGCGACTCGCTAGCATGGGGGTCCTAGTGTGTCACGAAAAAACTCTCCCGCATTGATCTTACTTGAAAATGTCATCTATCTCTCCAGCCACTTCTTCCTCTTCGATCTCTTGAGAAATGGAGAGTTCTTTCATAATCAGCGTTCTGGCGGTATCAAGCATTTTTCGTTCGCCGAAGGAGAGTTCTTTATCAAACCGAAGAAGCATCAGATCCCGAAGCACTTCCGCAATTTCATAAATCGAGCCGGTTTTGATTTTATCCATGTATTCACGATAACGACGATTCCACGTCTGTTCACAAATGGAAATATCTCGTTCTCGTAAAATTTCATACACAATGCCGACTTCACTCCCCTTTATCACTTCTCGCAAACCGACATTTCGAACATTGCCGGTAGGAACCATAATTGTCATGCCAGTATCGAGAATTTTCAAAATATAAAACTTTTGCTTATTTCCCGCAATTTCCCGCGTCTCAATGGAATGAACACGACCAACCCCATGAGCCGGATAAACCGCCATATCTCCAACTTTAAACTCTCGATTCAGTAGTGATCTTACTTCTTGTGCCTTACTCATTTGACCCCTCCAATTTCTGGCTTTTTGTGTGAGGACAACACGTTAAAAAGGTTGAAAATTCAACTACTTCATCTCTCTTTTCCTTTCACTGTGGTTCCAGCGTATATCACAGCCCCCCACAAGCGTCAA
The Deltaproteobacteria bacterium RIFCSPHIGHO2_02_FULL_44_16 DNA segment above includes these coding regions:
- a CDS encoding DNA polymerase III subunit delta', whose translation is MWERILGHKQQLALLQKTLAENIFPHASLFAGPRGVGKFLTATITASALFCMQETKPCGTCLACRKIAEKNHPDVFFLVAENETVKIDQIRTLTSSLHYHPLEGEYKLVLIDDADCMTEGAANALLKTLEEPPPNTHFILVSAHPHRVLPTIRSRCQRVSFQPLSPSIIEQFLQETQNYNSEEAKRIARLSQGSLGLALQLTPPLIADTLDRFAFLVHQGNAADVMATSEEWSRAEEKTPLLLEILSLWYHEQFLLHPERRKYEEGFFHIHRAKRALETTANKQLLFEQLLFSLTTL
- a CDS encoding CarD family transcriptional regulator, whose product is MSKAQEVRSLLNREFKVGDMAVYPAHGVGRVHSIETREIAGNKQKFYILKILDTGMTIMVPTGNVRNVGLREVIKGSEVGIVYEILRERDISICEQTWNRRYREYMDKIKTGSIYEIAEVLRDLMLLRFDKELSFGERKMLDTARTLIMKELSISQEIEEEEVAGEIDDIFK